In Porites lutea chromosome 1, jaPorLute2.1, whole genome shotgun sequence, a single genomic region encodes these proteins:
- the LOC140936128 gene encoding beta-1,3-galactosyltransferase 5-like produces the protein MKLGSTLAKSVVSLSKKANRHLLLWMGIILSGWVFCYIIYYIVDPNRIKKNRRAINSNVGLPEPLKLSANYIGQESVPHRSYLITRTRCTQSVFLLIVVFTAPGNMDRRTLIRRTWGTDPSVSPSWKTVFLLGQAANNRTQNKYLEAEGATYKDIIRGSQNEHYYNLTLKTQMGLEWAAKYCDFQFLLKTDDDVFINPFNLVEYLQKPDTRQRNLYMGRCHYRSVVPRSGKNGVSLEKYDKSLYPPFCNGPAYVLSSDLVLKLVELLDVKKTFQNEDVYVGILIEKIGGPVPLHHPGFRIRSCEHFEGTFSVHGGLNYYCRKKLFDEAVKERMKNRTGKASQSYDTAI, from the coding sequence ATGAAACTAGGATCTACTCTTGCaaaaagcgtggtttcattaTCAAAGAAAGCTAACCGTCACCTTTTACTGTGGATGGGCATTATTTTATCCGGGTGGGTCTTCTGCTACATTATCTACTACATCGTTGACCCtaacaggataaaaaaaaacagacgtGCAATAAATTCTAACGTAGGGCTACCTGAACCTTTGAAACTGTCTGCAAATTATATCGGACAAGAATCTGTTCCACACCGGTCATATCTGATAACACGAACTCGTTGCACTCAAAGTGTATTCCTTTTGATTGTAGTATTTACTGCCCCTGGTAATATGGACAGAAGAACATTAATTCGGAGGACGTGGGGGACCGATCCATCAGTCTCACCAAGCTGGAAGACGGTGTTTCTTCTCGGTCAAGCCGCAAACAACAGGACCCAAAATAAATACTTAGAAGCTGAAGGAGCAACTTACAAGGATATCATTCGAGGATCTCAAAATGAACATTACTACAACTTAACATTAAAGACACAGATGGGTCTAGAGTGGGCGGCAAAATACTGTGATTTTCAATTCCTGCTCAAGACAGATGATGATGTCTTCATCAATCCTTTTAACCTGGTGGAATATCTGCAGAAACCCGATACACGTCAGAGAAACCTTTACATGGGACGTTGTCACTACCGTTCTGTGGTACCTCGGTCGGGAAAGAATGGAGTATCCTTGGAGAAATACGATAAAAGCCTTTATCCGCCGTTCTGCAACGGACCAGCGTATGTGTTATCATCTGATCTGGTCTTAAAGTTGGTAGAATTACTCGACGTCAAAAAGACCTTTCAAAATGAAGATGTTTATGTAGGAATATTGATAGAGAAGATAGGAGGACCTGTTCCTCTGCACCATCCAGGGTTTCGAATTAGATCGTGTGAACATTTTGAAGGAACTTTTTCCGTTCATGGAGGATTGAACTATTACTGTAGAAAGAAACTATTTGACGAGGCAGTGAAAGAGAGAATGAAAAACCGAACTGGCAAAGCTTCACAGTCATACGACACAGCCAtataa